Proteins co-encoded in one Brassica rapa cultivar Chiifu-401-42 chromosome A02, CAAS_Brap_v3.01, whole genome shotgun sequence genomic window:
- the LOC103854530 gene encoding histone H3.2: MARTKQTARKSTGGKAPRKQLATKAARKSAPATGGVKKPHRFRPGTVALREIRKYQKSTELLIRKLPFQRLVREIAQDFKTDLRFQSSAVAALQEAAEAYLVGLFEDTNLCAIHAKRVTIMPKDIQLARRIRGERA, from the coding sequence ATGGCTCGTACCAAGCAAACCGCCAGGAAATCAACCGGAGGCAAAGCCCCGAGGAAGCAGCTGGCGACCAAAGCGGCGAGGAAATCAGCTCCGGCCACCGGAGGAGTGAAGAAGCCGCACAGGTTCCGTCCCGGAACGGTGGCGTTGAGGGAGATCCGGAAGTACCAGAAGAGCACCGAGCTTCTCATCCGCAAGCTCCCCTTCCAGCGTCTGGTCCGCGAGATCGCTCAGGATTTCAAGACGGATCTGAGGTTCCAGAGCAGCGCTGTGGCTGCTTTACAAGAGGCTGCAGAGGCTTACCTCGTTGGGTTGTTTGAAGACACGAATCTCTGCGCGATTCACGCTAAGAGGGTTACGATCATGCCGAAGGATATCCAGCTCGCGAGGAGAATCCGTGGCGAAAGAGCTTGA
- the LOC103854806 gene encoding receptor-like protein 19, with the protein MGRYHTCHAKSGEVVELDLSSSCFHGKLSSKSSLFKLQRLRVLNLAYNDLVSSEIPSQLGTLKELTLLNLSNTLSSGTVPTELLHLTKLVSLDLSSNSLSAQKSFLNNLSQNLTNLEELNLGLVDISSEIPPNISKLSSLKSLSLDECNLFGKLPSSLFMIPTMQSINLQGNQDMVGSLPEFNRNNSLVFLDLSWISLGNLPVSINNLKHLTTLRLGFCNLHGQISSSLGNLTNLSTLDLSSNFFNGHIPSSFGNLLHLTSLVLSSNRLSGQIPPSFANLNQLTTLSLVSNKLSGNFPLPLLNLTKLSELSLVNNHFTGTLPPNISALCNLETFEASENIFTGTLPSTLFNTPSLTYIDLKDNQLNAILEFGNISSPSKLERLSLGNNHFKGSLPISILSLVNLYSLDLSYYNTGMSVDFGFFLSQLKGLIDMDISYKNTTNIVDLSTIFLHLKSLSSLQLSGVHVSTAKMGLVSNLPTNLGTLHLSG; encoded by the coding sequence ATGGGACGGTATCACACGTGCCATGCCAAGTCTGGTGAAGTGGTCGAGCTAGACCTAAGTTCCAGTTGCTTCCATGGCAAACTAAGTTCCAAAAGCAGTCTTTTTAAACTGCAAAGGCTCCGTGTCCTCAATCTTGCTTACAACGATCTCGTCTCTTCTGAGATACCTAGCCAGCTCGGTACACTCAAGGAGTTAACACTACTCAACCTCTCAAACACTTTGTCGTCTGGTACAGTTCCAACAGAGCTTCTTCATCTAACCAAGTTGGTGTCTCTTGACCTCTCTTCTAACTCATTATCAGCTCAAAAGTCATTTCTTAACAATCTTTCCCAGAATTTGACAAACCTAGAGGAGCTTAACCTAGGTCTTGTAGACATTTCTTCAGAAATTCCTCCAAATATCTCAAAACTATCCTCTCTCAAATCACTCTCTCTTGATGAATGTAACTTGTTCGGTAAATTACCAAGCAGTCTTTTTATGATTCCTACTATGCAATCCATTAACTTGCAAGGCAATCAAGATATGGTAGGATCTCTTCCAGAGTTTAATAGAAATAACTCTCTTGTTTTCTTGGACCTCTCTTGGATATCCCTAGGTAACTTACCTGTCTCCATCAACAACCTTAAACACTTGACTACTTTGAGACTTGGGTTTTGCAATTTACATGGACAGATTTCATCTTCACTTGGAAACTTAACTAACCTATCCACTCTTGACCTTTCATCTAATTTTTTCAATGGTCATATCCCTTCTTCATTTGGAAATCTTCTCCATCTTACCTCTTTAGTCCTTTCTTCTAATAGACTTAGTGGCCAAATCCCACCTTCCTTTGCCAATCTTAATCAACTTACTACCTTAAGTCTTGTTTCCAATAAGCTTAGTGGTAACTTTCCTCTTCCATTACTCAATCTCACAAAGTTGTCAGAGTTATCACTGGTCAACAATCATTTCACAGGTACACTTCCTCCAAACATAAGTGCACTTTGCAACTTAGAGACCTTTGAAGCAAGTGAAAACATTTTCACTGGAACTCTCCCTTCTACTCTCTTCAACACCCCTTCTTTGACTTACATCGATTTGAAAGATAATCAACTCAATGCCATTCTTGAGTTTGGGAATATCTCTTCACCATCTAAGCTAGAAAGGTTATCACTTGGCAATAACCATTTCAAAGGGTCTCTCCCAATATCCATTTTAAGCTTAGTCAATCTTTACAGCCTTGACCTTTCTTATTACAACACGGGGATGTCAGTAGACTTTGGTTTCTTCTTATCACAACTCAAGGGTCTCATAGATATGGACATAAGCTATAAAAACACCACAAATATAGTTGACTTGAGTACCATCTTCCTACATCTCAAGTCCCTATCTTCACTGCAGCTGTCAGGGGTACATGTCTCGACCGCGAAAATGGGTTTAGTTTCCAATCTACCAACGAACTTAGGCACCTTGCACTTGTCAGGCTGA